One region of Salinibacter grassmerensis genomic DNA includes:
- a CDS encoding DUF4019 domain-containing protein, with amino-acid sequence MRSSLLIGGLLALVLVVPRPVSAQSNEQAVEAAKEAAQEWLALLDADKYKATWEESAALIKSQMTAEQWAAQIRQAHTTLDSLRSRSLVAARYTTSMPNAPEGEYVMAQYETSYGDKETVETVPLKKDDGTWRVAGYFVKPRGQQ; translated from the coding sequence ATGCGATCATCGCTTCTCATTGGCGGACTTCTTGCCCTCGTCCTTGTCGTCCCGCGTCCGGTTTCTGCCCAGTCGAACGAGCAGGCCGTGGAGGCGGCCAAGGAGGCGGCGCAGGAGTGGCTTGCGCTCCTCGACGCCGACAAATACAAAGCGACCTGGGAGGAGAGCGCGGCGCTGATCAAGTCACAAATGACCGCGGAGCAGTGGGCTGCTCAGATCCGGCAGGCGCATACGACACTGGATAGTTTGCGCTCCCGTTCGCTCGTGGCGGCCCGTTACACGACGAGCATGCCCAATGCGCCAGAGGGAGAGTACGTCATGGCGCAGTACGAGACGTCGTACGGAGACAAGGAAACTGTCGAGACGGTACCCCTGAAAAAGGACGACGGGACGTGGCGGGTGGCCGGATACTTCGTGAAGCCGCGGGGGCAACAGTAG
- a CDS encoding alpha/beta hydrolase family protein, with product MSRFRVLRLPLAALLALLFTAVAGPAAAQPADATLDEVEYGQWERLGGATLSPEGTWMATPIRRVNGHHELRIHHTQRDTSRTVAYGRSPTFSADGQWLAYSMGMSEEKRKMLRKQEKPVRRKLGLLNLATGDTTVVPAVSDFAFSDGGRYLAMRRYPPQEAPDDLRGADLLVRDLEAETYTSFGNVADMAWQHEAQHLALTIDGMTQTGNGVRLYDAATGQLQTLASTPAEYTGLSWRAGGDDLAALRARDADNWEHKTHVVLAWTGLSDGAFERRQFDPATATAFPDSLRIVDYRTPKWAAESDRLFFGVQKRAAIVPDSAQADSAAADSLEEYGPASVKVWHTSDVDIIPRQEVQAEQDRQDNHLTAWHLGESGEARWTRLGTEVTEDVQVLHGGDRAVGLDQTPYRDERMFGPVYHDLYAIDVATGEREQVAEKVQFFEGPSPNGRYLLWLKNDQYHAYDLQQETTATITEDVPVPVVDVDDDHTVEQKPPFGVAGWTAGDRSVLIYGEYDVWQVAPDGSSTERRTRGRADSVRHRYVDLRDEAPGEPDVIPRTKPIYWNLYDEWTEEHGYARASALTGDPERLVWRPKMVDGLTKADSAGVYAYRVEDFEDSPDYMRAGPQLADARQVTNTNPFQDDYAWGRSDLVSFRNADGEKLQGALFYPADYDPEKSYPMVTYIYETRSPQARSYVVPTREHPYNTTALTQEGYVVFQPDITYRPRDPGNSAVDAIVPGVKAAAETAAVDTSRMGLVGHSWGGYQTTFTATQTDLFAAVVAGAPLTNMVSMYNSVYWRSGGTDARIFEISQGRMGVPPWEDMDAYVANSPLHHIESLNTPFLMAFGTDDGAVEFNQGVEFYNAARRADKELAFLVYDGENHGISRKEENTVDYRNRVMEWFDHYLKGDAGPEWIQDGVPYLKQVERQEEAAASARR from the coding sequence ATGTCTCGTTTCCGAGTGCTGCGTTTGCCTCTCGCCGCCCTTCTCGCTCTTCTCTTTACGGCCGTCGCCGGGCCGGCCGCGGCCCAGCCGGCCGACGCTACACTCGATGAGGTCGAGTATGGGCAGTGGGAACGGCTGGGCGGCGCCACCCTCTCGCCCGAGGGCACCTGGATGGCCACCCCCATCCGCCGCGTGAACGGCCACCACGAGCTGCGCATCCACCACACGCAGCGCGACACCAGCCGCACCGTCGCCTACGGGCGCAGCCCGACCTTCTCGGCCGACGGGCAGTGGCTCGCGTACTCGATGGGAATGTCGGAGGAGAAGCGCAAGATGTTGCGGAAGCAGGAGAAGCCCGTCCGCCGCAAGCTGGGCCTGCTGAACCTGGCGACCGGCGACACGACCGTCGTGCCCGCGGTGTCGGACTTTGCCTTCAGTGACGGCGGGCGCTACCTCGCCATGCGCCGCTATCCGCCCCAGGAGGCCCCCGACGACCTGCGCGGGGCCGACCTGCTGGTCCGTGACCTGGAGGCCGAAACCTACACCAGCTTTGGCAACGTGGCCGACATGGCGTGGCAGCACGAGGCCCAGCACCTGGCCCTCACCATCGACGGCATGACCCAGACCGGCAACGGCGTGCGCCTCTACGACGCGGCCACTGGGCAGCTCCAAACGCTCGCCTCCACGCCCGCCGAGTACACCGGCCTCTCATGGCGGGCCGGCGGGGACGACCTGGCTGCCCTACGGGCGCGAGACGCCGACAATTGGGAGCACAAGACTCACGTGGTGCTTGCCTGGACCGGCCTGAGCGACGGGGCATTTGAACGTCGACAGTTCGACCCGGCGACCGCCACGGCCTTTCCCGACTCGCTCCGCATCGTGGACTACCGCACGCCGAAGTGGGCCGCCGAGAGCGACCGCCTCTTTTTCGGTGTCCAGAAGCGGGCAGCCATCGTGCCGGACTCGGCCCAGGCCGACTCTGCGGCCGCCGACTCCCTGGAGGAGTATGGCCCCGCCAGCGTGAAAGTGTGGCACACCAGCGACGTCGACATTATCCCGCGGCAGGAGGTGCAGGCCGAGCAGGACCGTCAGGACAACCACCTCACCGCGTGGCACCTTGGTGAGAGCGGGGAGGCCCGCTGGACGCGCCTCGGCACCGAAGTGACCGAGGACGTGCAGGTCCTCCACGGCGGCGATCGGGCCGTGGGCCTCGACCAGACGCCCTATCGCGACGAGCGCATGTTCGGACCGGTTTACCACGACCTCTATGCGATCGACGTGGCGACGGGGGAGCGCGAGCAGGTGGCCGAGAAGGTTCAGTTCTTCGAGGGCCCGAGCCCCAACGGCCGCTACCTGCTTTGGCTCAAGAACGACCAGTACCATGCCTACGACCTCCAGCAGGAGACTACCGCCACGATTACCGAGGATGTGCCCGTCCCCGTCGTGGACGTGGACGACGACCACACCGTGGAGCAGAAGCCGCCCTTCGGCGTCGCCGGGTGGACGGCGGGCGACCGGTCGGTGCTCATCTATGGCGAGTACGACGTGTGGCAGGTCGCGCCGGACGGCTCCAGCACCGAGCGCCGTACCAGGGGCCGGGCCGACTCGGTGCGGCACCGCTACGTGGACTTGAGGGACGAGGCACCGGGCGAGCCCGACGTGATTCCGCGCACGAAGCCGATCTACTGGAACCTCTACGACGAGTGGACAGAGGAGCACGGCTACGCCCGGGCGTCGGCGCTTACGGGGGACCCGGAGCGCCTCGTGTGGCGGCCGAAAATGGTCGACGGCCTCACGAAAGCCGACTCCGCCGGCGTCTACGCCTACCGCGTGGAAGACTTCGAGGACTCGCCCGACTACATGCGGGCCGGCCCGCAGCTTGCCGACGCCCGGCAGGTGACGAACACGAACCCGTTCCAAGACGACTACGCCTGGGGCCGCTCCGATCTCGTCTCCTTCCGCAATGCGGACGGGGAGAAGCTACAGGGCGCGCTGTTTTACCCGGCGGACTACGATCCGGAGAAAAGCTACCCGATGGTCACCTACATCTACGAGACGCGCTCGCCGCAGGCCCGCAGCTACGTGGTGCCCACCCGCGAGCACCCGTACAACACCACCGCGCTCACACAGGAGGGCTACGTCGTCTTCCAGCCCGACATTACGTACCGCCCTCGCGACCCGGGCAACTCGGCGGTCGACGCCATCGTGCCGGGCGTAAAGGCCGCCGCCGAAACGGCCGCCGTGGATACCTCTCGGATGGGGCTAGTGGGGCACTCCTGGGGCGGATACCAGACCACCTTCACCGCCACACAGACCGATCTCTTCGCGGCGGTGGTGGCGGGCGCGCCCCTCACCAACATGGTGTCGATGTACAACTCCGTCTACTGGCGGAGCGGTGGCACCGACGCCCGCATTTTCGAAATCAGTCAGGGGCGGATGGGCGTGCCGCCCTGGGAGGACATGGACGCCTACGTGGCAAACTCGCCTCTCCACCACATCGAATCGCTCAACACGCCATTCCTCATGGCCTTCGGCACTGACGATGGGGCGGTGGAGTTCAACCAGGGTGTCGAGTTCTACAACGCAGCCCGCCGGGCCGACAAGGAGCTCGCCTTTCTCGTCTACGACGGCGAGAATCACGGCATTAGCCGGAAGGAGGAAAACACGGTCGACTACCGGAATCGGGTCATGGAATGGTTTGACCATTACCTGAAAGGCGACGCGGGCCCGGAGTGGATTCAGGACGGTGTGCCGTACCTCAAGCAGGTGGAGCGGCAGGAGGAGGCCGCGGCCTCTGCCCGTCGTTAG
- a CDS encoding serine hydrolase domain-containing protein: protein MYCARTLLSAIVLGLLVGGESPEAARGQPVPAVDSVGQVLVEDHPGGAVVGLLREDTTAVHGFGAVDSTGRRPAAQTLFEIGSITKTFTGVLLAGAIERGAVTMSTPVTTLLPDSVTVGTAESVNVTLGHLATHRSGLPRLPSNLRTVMDSPRDPYAAYGDSALYAFLDGHALSRAPGAQYQYSNLGMGLLGHVLARRADTTYAPLVRRHIADPLGLSDTCVRLTDAQRSRFAQGHTRDGTPASPWHFDALAGAGAIRSTATDMLAFLRAHRRALAADSGTTTALQRAMRRAATIRAATDREDTRIGLAWHQSTRKGHEVLWHNGGTGGFRSFVALDCETGHGVVVLVGAALSSRRVLEAGRALLRGLRSD from the coding sequence ATGTACTGCGCACGTACACTTCTGAGCGCGATTGTGCTGGGCCTGCTCGTCGGGGGAGAGAGCCCGGAGGCGGCACGCGGGCAGCCGGTGCCGGCCGTCGACTCGGTGGGGCAGGTTCTCGTCGAGGATCACCCGGGAGGCGCCGTCGTCGGGTTACTGCGCGAGGACACGACCGCCGTCCACGGTTTCGGGGCCGTCGACTCGACTGGGCGCCGCCCGGCGGCCCAGACCCTCTTCGAAATTGGCTCCATTACCAAGACGTTCACGGGGGTGCTTCTGGCCGGCGCCATCGAGCGGGGTGCGGTAACGATGTCGACGCCGGTGACGACGCTTCTGCCGGATTCGGTGACCGTTGGCACGGCCGAGTCCGTGAACGTGACGCTCGGGCACCTCGCCACGCACCGGTCCGGGCTGCCCCGCCTCCCGTCCAACCTCAGGACGGTCATGGACTCGCCCCGGGACCCGTACGCCGCGTACGGCGACAGCGCGCTCTACGCGTTCCTCGACGGTCATGCCCTTTCGCGGGCGCCAGGAGCACAATACCAGTATTCGAACCTCGGAATGGGACTGCTCGGGCACGTCCTCGCCCGTCGCGCCGATACGACTTACGCCCCCCTCGTCCGCCGGCACATCGCCGACCCACTCGGCCTCTCCGACACGTGCGTCCGCTTGACGGACGCCCAGCGCTCGCGCTTCGCCCAGGGCCACACCCGCGACGGGACGCCTGCCTCCCCCTGGCACTTCGACGCACTGGCCGGGGCAGGCGCGATCCGGTCTACGGCAACCGATATGCTTGCATTCCTCCGCGCCCACCGCCGGGCCCTCGCGGCAGATTCAGGGACGACTACGGCGTTGCAACGGGCGATGCGGCGGGCTGCTACGATTCGGGCCGCCACCGACCGCGAGGACACCCGCATCGGCCTCGCCTGGCACCAATCGACCCGCAAGGGACACGAGGTGCTGTGGCACAACGGCGGCACCGGGGGCTTCCGGAGCTTCGTGGCGCTCGACTGCGAGACCGGCCACGGCGTGGTCGTGCTCGTCGGCGCCGCCCTCTCGTCCCGACGGGTGCTCGAAGCAGGCAGGGCCCTTCTCCGTGGGCTGCGATCCGACTGA
- a CDS encoding MATE family efflux transporter → MFSSALYHEFRATLRLAGPVVAAQLAHISMSFVDTVMVGRLGPEALAGVALGHTVFFFFAIMGMGMVRAVGPLVSQAVGAEAPVAAGRSVRQGLWLAGGLGAVILLILSTIEPVLRWTGQEPTAIDGATAYLNAIRWGILPFLGFAALRSFVEGLSRPLPVTIIAFIGVGVNIAANEVLMFGYWGLPALGVAGTGWASTIVFSVLFGLLALFVHRTEPFSSYEVFTRLREPDAAYLRELVWVGAPMGASRGVESSLFMVTTVMMGTLGTTALAAHQVALQCAAFAFMVPLGIGMAGTVRVGQAAGAQDEAGARRAGGMAMGLATLFMVGTATLFWTLPRPIVGLYLDLSDPGNTEVIALAVQLLGVAAVFQLFDGLQVAAHGALQGLKDTRVPMGIAVGTYWGIGLVTGYLWGVRGGGGPEALWWGLVTGLAAASVLLLARFHRQVGKAVREEAVPTGSNGAAPPASAVEVPVEEETRSG, encoded by the coding sequence GTGTTCTCCTCTGCCCTCTACCACGAATTTCGCGCCACCCTTCGTCTAGCGGGACCCGTCGTGGCGGCCCAGCTGGCGCACATCTCCATGAGCTTCGTGGATACGGTGATGGTGGGGCGCCTGGGGCCGGAGGCATTGGCGGGTGTGGCACTCGGGCACACGGTCTTTTTCTTTTTCGCGATCATGGGCATGGGGATGGTCCGGGCCGTGGGGCCCCTGGTGTCGCAGGCGGTGGGCGCGGAGGCCCCGGTGGCTGCGGGGCGGAGCGTGCGGCAGGGACTCTGGCTGGCCGGGGGACTGGGCGCCGTCATTCTCCTAATCCTGAGCACCATTGAGCCGGTACTGCGGTGGACGGGGCAGGAGCCGACGGCGATCGATGGGGCCACGGCGTACCTCAACGCCATCCGGTGGGGCATTCTGCCGTTTCTTGGGTTTGCTGCGCTACGGAGCTTCGTGGAGGGCCTGTCGCGTCCCCTGCCCGTGACGATCATTGCGTTCATCGGCGTGGGGGTGAACATCGCGGCCAACGAAGTGCTCATGTTCGGGTACTGGGGGCTGCCGGCGCTGGGGGTGGCAGGGACGGGATGGGCGAGCACCATCGTCTTCTCGGTGCTCTTCGGCCTGCTGGCCCTGTTCGTGCATCGTACGGAGCCGTTCTCGTCCTACGAGGTGTTTACACGGCTCCGGGAGCCGGACGCGGCCTACCTCCGTGAGCTTGTATGGGTGGGGGCGCCGATGGGAGCGTCCCGGGGCGTGGAGTCGAGCCTGTTCATGGTCACGACGGTAATGATGGGCACGTTGGGGACGACGGCACTCGCGGCCCACCAGGTGGCCCTGCAGTGTGCGGCGTTCGCGTTCATGGTGCCGCTCGGCATCGGGATGGCGGGCACGGTGCGGGTGGGGCAGGCGGCCGGGGCACAGGACGAGGCGGGGGCGCGCCGCGCCGGCGGAATGGCGATGGGGCTCGCCACCCTCTTCATGGTGGGCACGGCCACGCTCTTCTGGACCCTGCCGCGACCCATCGTGGGGCTTTACCTGGACCTCTCTGATCCCGGCAACACCGAGGTGATTGCACTGGCGGTCCAACTGCTGGGGGTGGCGGCGGTCTTTCAGTTGTTCGATGGCCTGCAGGTGGCGGCCCACGGGGCCCTGCAGGGCCTCAAAGACACGCGAGTGCCTATGGGCATTGCGGTCGGGACGTACTGGGGGATCGGGCTCGTGACGGGCTACCTGTGGGGGGTGCGCGGTGGGGGCGGCCCCGAGGCCCTCTGGTGGGGACTGGTGACGGGACTCGCCGCGGCGTCCGTCCTCCTGCTTGCACGCTTCCACCGCCAGGTGGGGAAGGCCGTCAGAGAAGAGGCCGTGCCGACTGGTTCCAACGGAGCGGCGCCCCCGGCGTCGGCGGTAGAGGTGCCGGTAGAGGAGGAGACGCGGTCGGGCTAA
- a CDS encoding sensor histidine kinase, with protein sequence MPESASSPSGTPPLRPAALGGLQGAVWIVYGIAYYLTLRPHQPFADLLWKQTLIAAGSGLLLSTGLGALYWTVGLRQRRPAWQGLILLVGGLSVGLLWYQGKAWGVDWANPFIAPVSGIASLRPGEGSILSGPATFPIVMLAWSGLYLGLAQWYAQQRQERRLLRADAEAQRAQLQMLRYQLNPHFFFNALNTIGALADEDPARVKTAVRELSGFLRYTLLDDEALNTPLRDEVTAAEHYLSVEKIRFEDDLQTEVDVTDEAAQQAVPSFLVLPLVENAVKHGPYTSPTPLRIRVTGTVAEEGLVVEVANTGHWRDSPPGPDGTDTGLDNVRTRLQTQYPEQHDFTLTEEDGWVRARIEIDTDALAPHA encoded by the coding sequence GTGCCCGAGTCCGCGTCGTCCCCCTCCGGTACACCGCCGCTACGTCCCGCGGCCCTCGGGGGCCTGCAAGGAGCCGTATGGATCGTTTACGGCATCGCCTACTACCTCACGCTCCGTCCTCACCAGCCCTTTGCGGATCTTCTGTGGAAGCAAACCCTCATCGCGGCGGGAAGCGGGCTGCTTCTGAGCACAGGCCTCGGCGCGCTCTACTGGACCGTCGGCCTGCGCCAGCGGCGGCCCGCCTGGCAGGGCCTCATCCTCCTCGTCGGGGGGCTGTCCGTCGGGCTGCTCTGGTATCAGGGGAAGGCGTGGGGCGTCGACTGGGCGAATCCGTTCATCGCGCCCGTCAGCGGCATCGCCTCCCTCCGGCCCGGCGAGGGCTCTATCCTGTCCGGCCCTGCCACCTTTCCCATCGTCATGCTCGCCTGGAGCGGCCTCTACCTCGGCCTCGCGCAGTGGTACGCGCAGCAGCGGCAGGAACGGCGCCTACTGCGGGCCGACGCCGAGGCGCAGCGCGCCCAGCTGCAAATGCTCCGCTACCAGCTCAATCCCCACTTCTTCTTCAACGCCCTCAACACCATTGGCGCCCTGGCCGACGAGGACCCCGCCCGTGTGAAGACCGCCGTGCGCGAGCTGTCGGGCTTCCTCCGCTACACGCTGCTCGACGACGAGGCCCTCAACACCCCCCTCCGCGACGAGGTGACGGCCGCCGAGCACTACCTGTCCGTCGAGAAGATCCGTTTTGAGGACGACCTGCAGACGGAGGTGGACGTGACGGACGAGGCGGCGCAGCAGGCGGTGCCCTCGTTCCTGGTGCTGCCCCTTGTGGAGAACGCCGTCAAGCACGGCCCCTACACGAGCCCCACGCCGCTGCGCATCCGGGTGACCGGCACGGTTGCGGAGGAGGGCCTCGTAGTGGAGGTGGCTAACACGGGGCACTGGCGCGATTCACCCCCCGGCCCAGACGGCACCGACACGGGCCTGGACAACGTCCGCACCCGTCTCCAGACCCAGTACCCCGAGCAGCACGACTTCACCCTGACCGAGGAGGACGGCTGGGTGCGGGCCCGCATCGAGATCGACACGGACGCTCTTGCCCCCCATGCCTGA
- a CDS encoding alpha/beta hydrolase family protein, which produces MLLLGVGLAFLGDATVAAQEAVVGAWSGALKVQGMEIRVVFHVEQGADGLTATMDSPDQGATGIPVSDVTVAGDSVALSVDRIAATYEGALVEGGAKIEGTWTQGGQSFPLMLTSADEAERTPPPRPQHPEPPYPYVADSVTVQNESAGLTLAGTLTRPEGEGPHPAVVLVSGSGPQDRNSEVFNHKLFHVLADHLTRQGIAVLRYDERGVSASGGRFDGATSEDFAGDAAAAVRFLKNRPNVDAEATGLVGMSEGGLVAPMVHTRFEAVGFLVLMAGPSVPGHEILVEQGAKIASAQGAPSAVVDSVRTMQRQMMEAIRTASDSAEMAEQVRTMLEARGLPDAQAESQIEQITSPWGRFFVRYDPAPALRQVDVPVLALYGSTDLQVPPGQNADPMRTALRESPSGDVTVRVLDGLNHLFQPAETGLPTEYAQIETTMAPTALQMVSGWILERTR; this is translated from the coding sequence TTGCTTCTTCTCGGGGTTGGTCTCGCGTTTCTTGGGGATGCCACGGTCGCCGCACAGGAAGCCGTCGTGGGGGCATGGTCTGGGGCTCTGAAGGTTCAGGGCATGGAGATTCGGGTGGTCTTCCATGTCGAGCAGGGGGCGGACGGTCTCACCGCCACGATGGACAGCCCCGATCAGGGGGCGACCGGCATCCCGGTGTCCGACGTGACCGTGGCGGGCGACAGCGTGGCGCTCTCAGTGGACCGCATCGCTGCCACCTACGAAGGCGCGCTGGTTGAGGGCGGCGCCAAGATTGAGGGGACGTGGACACAGGGCGGGCAGTCGTTTCCATTGATGCTCACGTCCGCCGACGAGGCGGAGAGGACCCCGCCGCCCCGTCCCCAGCACCCGGAGCCGCCGTACCCGTACGTCGCGGACAGTGTGACCGTCCAGAACGAGTCGGCAGGCCTCACGCTGGCGGGGACCCTCACGCGCCCCGAGGGGGAGGGGCCGCACCCGGCAGTGGTGCTCGTCTCCGGCTCCGGGCCGCAAGACCGCAATTCGGAGGTGTTCAACCACAAGCTCTTCCACGTTCTCGCCGACCACCTGACGCGCCAGGGCATCGCGGTCCTCCGCTACGACGAGCGGGGCGTAAGCGCGTCCGGGGGCCGCTTCGACGGCGCCACCTCCGAGGACTTCGCTGGCGACGCAGCGGCTGCCGTCCGGTTCCTAAAGAACCGCCCGAACGTTGACGCGGAGGCAACAGGCCTGGTCGGAATGAGTGAGGGCGGCCTGGTGGCCCCGATGGTCCACACCCGGTTCGAGGCGGTCGGTTTCCTCGTGCTGATGGCCGGGCCGAGCGTGCCGGGACACGAGATCCTGGTGGAGCAGGGGGCAAAGATCGCGTCTGCCCAGGGAGCCCCGTCGGCGGTTGTCGATTCCGTTCGAACCATGCAGCGACAGATGATGGAGGCAATTCGTACGGCGTCCGACTCGGCCGAGATGGCCGAGCAGGTGCGGACGATGCTCGAAGCGCGAGGTCTCCCCGACGCACAGGCCGAGTCGCAGATCGAGCAGATCACAAGTCCCTGGGGCCGATTCTTCGTCCGGTACGACCCGGCGCCCGCGCTTCGGCAAGTGGACGTGCCCGTTCTGGCGCTCTACGGGAGCACAGACCTCCAGGTGCCGCCCGGTCAGAATGCGGATCCGATGCGTACGGCTCTTCGAGAGAGCCCGAGCGGCGATGTGACGGTGCGCGTACTGGACGGCCTCAATCACCTCTTCCAGCCCGCCGAGACGGGCCTCCCGACCGAGTACGCCCAGATCGAGACGACGATGGCACCAACGGCCTTGCAAATGGTCTCGGGGTGGATTTTGGAGCGAACACGATAG
- a CDS encoding LytR/AlgR family response regulator transcription factor, which produces MPDPLQVLIVDDERLARRSVRSALGDMEGVAVAGEAGSVEAAAEQIRTEDPDVVLLDVQMRGETGFDLLDRIDAAVQVVFVTAYDEHAVRAFEVNAVDYLLKPVDPDRLTEALQRARQVETALPEDEEADPDAFQYDDLFFYEEGRRPRFIRIREIVFIEAAGNYTELHLTDGTTALTSTTLSVWTRRLPDAHFARIHRSTIINVERVTTVERGADRTYAVHVEGEADPLSMSRRRARTLRDRLD; this is translated from the coding sequence ATGCCTGATCCCCTCCAGGTTCTTATCGTCGACGACGAGCGGCTGGCACGTCGGTCCGTCCGCAGTGCCCTCGGCGACATGGAGGGCGTCGCGGTGGCGGGCGAGGCCGGAAGCGTAGAGGCGGCCGCCGAGCAGATCCGCACGGAGGACCCCGACGTGGTGCTTCTCGACGTGCAGATGCGGGGCGAGACGGGCTTCGACCTGCTCGATCGGATTGATGCCGCCGTGCAGGTGGTCTTCGTCACGGCCTACGACGAGCACGCCGTCCGTGCCTTCGAGGTGAACGCGGTCGACTACCTCCTCAAGCCCGTCGACCCGGACCGTCTCACCGAAGCCCTGCAGCGCGCCCGTCAGGTAGAAACGGCCCTCCCCGAAGACGAAGAGGCCGACCCGGACGCCTTCCAGTACGACGACCTCTTCTTCTACGAGGAAGGCCGCCGCCCCCGCTTCATTCGCATTCGCGAAATTGTTTTCATTGAGGCAGCCGGGAACTACACCGAGCTCCACCTTACGGACGGCACCACGGCCCTCACGTCCACGACGCTCTCGGTATGGACCAGGCGCCTGCCCGACGCCCACTTCGCCCGCATCCACCGCTCCACGATTATCAACGTTGAACGCGTGACCACCGTCGAGCGCGGGGCCGACCGGACCTACGCCGTGCATGTGGAGGGCGAAGCCGATCCGCTCTCCATGAGCCGGCGACGGGCCCGAACGCTCCGAGACCGTCTCGACTAG